A genomic window from Cryobacterium sp. SO2 includes:
- a CDS encoding Gfo/Idh/MocA family oxidoreductase — MTDSLRIAVIGAGYWGPNLARNFRASPHWELAAICDLDLDRARRLAGQGHDVKVTDSIRDLLADDDLDAVAIATPAATHHDIAHAALAAGKHVLVEKPLADTGERGQSMVQAAAESSLVLMTDHTYCYTPAVLKMRELIHGGDLGEVLFIDSVRINLGLVQPDVDVFWDLAPHDLSIIDFILPGGLTPITVSAVGADPLNAGKACIGYLTLPLADGAIAHVHVNWLSPTKIRQMIVGGSRRTLVWDDLNPQQRLSVYDRGVDLGLQVLDGADRRSATVSYRLGDTWSPALPETEALGSMVAEFASAIRDKRSARTDGSAGLRVLGILEAASRSLAAGGGAMPLRVEREAMLAGGTARV; from the coding sequence GTGACCGACTCGCTACGGATCGCCGTTATCGGCGCGGGCTACTGGGGACCGAATCTGGCCCGGAATTTCCGGGCGAGTCCGCACTGGGAACTCGCGGCGATCTGTGACCTCGATCTCGACCGCGCCAGGCGGCTGGCGGGCCAGGGACACGACGTGAAGGTGACCGACTCCATCCGCGACCTGCTCGCCGATGACGACCTGGACGCCGTTGCTATCGCCACCCCGGCGGCCACTCACCACGACATCGCGCACGCCGCGCTCGCCGCGGGCAAGCACGTCCTGGTGGAAAAGCCGCTCGCCGACACCGGTGAGCGCGGCCAGTCCATGGTGCAGGCCGCGGCCGAGTCATCGTTGGTGCTGATGACCGATCACACCTATTGCTATACCCCGGCGGTGCTCAAGATGCGGGAGCTGATTCACGGTGGCGATCTCGGCGAGGTCTTGTTCATCGACTCTGTGCGGATCAACCTGGGCCTGGTGCAGCCCGACGTGGACGTGTTCTGGGACCTGGCACCGCATGACCTCTCGATCATCGACTTCATCCTCCCCGGTGGCCTCACACCGATCACGGTCAGCGCCGTCGGAGCAGATCCGCTGAACGCGGGCAAGGCCTGCATCGGCTACCTCACCCTTCCGCTCGCCGACGGGGCCATTGCGCATGTGCATGTGAACTGGCTCAGCCCCACCAAGATCCGCCAGATGATCGTCGGCGGCTCACGCCGCACGCTGGTGTGGGACGACCTGAATCCCCAGCAGCGACTGAGTGTCTATGACCGCGGCGTCGATCTTGGCCTGCAGGTTCTGGACGGCGCAGACCGCCGGAGCGCAACGGTGTCCTACCGGCTCGGTGACACCTGGTCGCCGGCCCTGCCGGAGACCGAGGCGCTCGGATCAATGGTGGCCGAATTCGCCTCGGCAATCCGCGACAAACGGAGCGCCAGAACGGACGGTTCTGCGGGTCTGCGCGTCCTGGGCATCCTCGAGGCAGCCAGCCGCAGTCTCGCTGCCGGCGGCGGGGCCATGCCGCTGCGCGTCGAGCGGGAAGCCATGCTCGCTGGGGGGACGGCTCGTGTTTAG
- a CDS encoding exopolysaccharide biosynthesis polyprenyl glycosylphosphotransferase: MSTPKPGPPLAGATPAGYRAPLHLVRPVSTGPVSTDLPLAGAVPAGAVPGLSPAPAVTGLSGAAWARQYRIRLTLTDAAVIGSAVTVAFLARFAMANPIGDAPRIPLSYWAVTVIVAVTWIITLGTFRTRDARIVGVGATEYKLVINASALAFGMLAIAFLLMQVDTARAYFVFALPLGVAALVLERWLWRKWLIQQRRYGHYLARAIVVGGREDVEYVVRQINDKSGAAYQVVGAALEGDSSTSVIAAGHRVPVVADFEHVASAAQSLGVDAVIVAGHPSLGNTFIRNLGWDLEKTSAELVLSSRLTDVAGPRIHFRPVEGLPLIHVEIPQYDGAKHVLKRALDITLGALALMAISPVLLVIGVLVKLDSAGPVLFRQERVGRNGRPFHMLKFRSMVRTAEDDLAGLLDQNEGAGVLFKIRSDPRITKVGRVLRKYSLDELPQLWNIVVGQMSLVGPRPPLPAEVKNYESHMHRRLYIKPGLTGMWQVNGRSDLSWEESVRLDLYYVENWSLAGDLMIIWRTFKIIIRPLGAY, translated from the coding sequence ATGAGCACGCCCAAGCCCGGCCCTCCCCTGGCCGGGGCGACACCGGCCGGATACCGGGCACCGTTGCACCTGGTCAGGCCGGTGTCCACCGGCCCCGTCTCGACGGATCTGCCCCTGGCCGGTGCCGTACCCGCCGGCGCGGTCCCCGGGCTTTCGCCGGCTCCCGCCGTCACTGGGCTCTCCGGTGCGGCCTGGGCGCGGCAATATCGCATCAGGCTCACGCTGACCGACGCGGCCGTGATCGGCTCCGCCGTCACTGTGGCGTTCCTCGCTCGGTTCGCAATGGCCAACCCGATAGGCGACGCCCCGCGAATTCCCCTCTCCTACTGGGCAGTCACCGTGATCGTCGCGGTCACCTGGATCATCACCCTTGGCACCTTCCGCACCCGAGATGCCCGCATAGTCGGGGTCGGCGCGACCGAATACAAGCTCGTCATCAACGCGAGCGCACTGGCCTTCGGGATGCTTGCCATCGCCTTCCTGCTGATGCAGGTTGACACGGCCCGCGCATACTTCGTCTTCGCCCTCCCGCTCGGAGTGGCAGCGCTGGTTCTGGAGCGCTGGTTGTGGCGGAAGTGGCTGATCCAACAACGCCGCTACGGCCATTACCTGGCCAGGGCGATCGTCGTGGGTGGCCGGGAGGACGTTGAATACGTCGTCAGGCAGATCAACGACAAATCCGGGGCTGCCTACCAGGTTGTGGGGGCGGCTCTGGAGGGCGACAGCTCCACGAGCGTCATCGCTGCCGGGCACCGGGTTCCCGTCGTGGCTGACTTCGAGCACGTGGCCAGCGCCGCACAGTCTCTGGGGGTCGACGCCGTCATCGTCGCGGGGCACCCGAGCCTCGGAAACACCTTCATTCGGAACCTCGGCTGGGACCTGGAAAAGACGTCGGCGGAGCTGGTGCTCTCCAGCCGGTTGACCGACGTCGCCGGTCCCCGCATCCATTTCCGGCCGGTCGAGGGGCTCCCGCTCATCCACGTGGAGATCCCCCAGTACGACGGGGCCAAACACGTGCTCAAACGTGCACTCGACATCACCCTGGGCGCCCTGGCACTGATGGCGATCAGTCCGGTGCTCCTGGTGATCGGTGTGCTGGTGAAGCTGGACAGCGCCGGTCCGGTTCTGTTCCGCCAGGAGAGGGTCGGCCGCAACGGGCGGCCGTTCCACATGCTCAAGTTCCGCTCCATGGTGCGCACAGCCGAGGACGACCTGGCCGGCCTGCTCGACCAGAACGAGGGCGCTGGAGTGCTTTTCAAGATTCGCAGCGACCCGCGCATCACCAAGGTCGGGCGGGTCCTGCGCAAGTACTCCCTCGACGAATTGCCGCAGCTGTGGAACATCGTCGTCGGCCAGATGAGCCTCGTCGGGCCACGCCCGCCGCTGCCCGCCGAGGTCAAGAACTACGAGTCTCACATGCACCGGCGGCTGTATATCAAGCCAGGCCTCACCGGCATGTGGCAGGTCAACGGGCGCTCGGACCTCAGCTGGGAGGAAAGCGTGCGGTTGGACCTCTACTACGTCGAGAACTGGTCGTTGGCCGGCGACCTCATGATCATCTGGCGGACCTTCAAAATCATCATTCGACCTCTGGGGGCGTACTGA
- a CDS encoding DUF1972 domain-containing protein, whose amino-acid sequence MAATNDTEPNSGESARALHIAMIGTRGVPAAYGGFETAVEEIGRRLVDRGHAVTVYCRSQSGTPGAVRPPTDYLGMRLVHLPALHMKALETLSHTAFSVAHVTTRRRPDAAFVFNAANAPFVPFLRQRGIPTTVHVDGLEWKRDKWGGTARRYYRWAEQLSVRSADALIADAQGIVDYYRDEFAIPTELISYGTRVLHDPPTTRLAELGLEPKGYHLVVARFEPENHVDVIIDGYRRSSATLPLVVVGSAPYAGAYGRKITALAGDPRVRLLGGLWDQDQLDQLYAHSVSYLHGHSVGGTNPSLLRAMGARTAAIAWDVSFNREVLGAYGAYFRDPATLASLIEDAELNPHHTEEVGEALQRRAAALYNWGHVTDGYEDLAQRLVSGHSTQGMSVGRIGRRPWNQPERAQRPATAMRSSL is encoded by the coding sequence ATGGCTGCGACGAACGACACCGAACCGAACTCCGGCGAGAGCGCACGCGCCCTGCACATCGCGATGATCGGTACCAGGGGGGTGCCGGCGGCCTACGGCGGCTTCGAGACAGCCGTTGAGGAGATCGGGCGTCGCCTGGTGGACCGCGGGCACGCCGTGACCGTCTACTGCCGATCGCAGAGCGGCACGCCCGGAGCGGTCCGGCCGCCCACCGACTATCTCGGCATGCGACTCGTGCACCTTCCGGCGCTACACATGAAGGCCCTGGAGACGCTCAGCCACACGGCGTTCTCGGTCGCGCACGTCACCACCCGGCGCCGCCCGGATGCCGCGTTCGTCTTCAACGCCGCTAACGCGCCGTTCGTCCCATTCCTGCGTCAGCGCGGCATCCCGACGACCGTGCACGTGGACGGGCTCGAATGGAAGCGGGACAAGTGGGGCGGCACTGCGCGTCGGTACTACCGTTGGGCCGAACAGCTGTCTGTGCGGTCGGCGGATGCCCTGATCGCTGACGCGCAGGGGATCGTCGACTACTACCGCGACGAGTTCGCGATCCCCACGGAACTGATCAGCTACGGCACCCGGGTGTTGCACGACCCGCCGACCACCCGGCTGGCCGAACTGGGCCTGGAGCCCAAGGGGTATCACCTCGTGGTCGCCAGGTTCGAACCCGAGAACCACGTCGACGTGATCATCGACGGATACCGGCGCAGCAGCGCCACTCTCCCCCTGGTGGTCGTCGGATCTGCACCCTATGCCGGAGCGTATGGCCGGAAGATAACCGCGCTGGCCGGCGATCCGCGGGTGCGGCTGCTCGGTGGCCTCTGGGACCAGGACCAGCTCGACCAGTTGTACGCCCACTCGGTGAGCTATCTGCACGGGCATTCGGTCGGCGGCACGAACCCGTCCCTCCTGCGCGCGATGGGAGCCCGTACCGCGGCGATCGCCTGGGACGTGTCGTTCAACCGTGAGGTGCTGGGCGCCTACGGCGCGTACTTCCGCGACCCGGCGACGCTCGCCTCCTTGATCGAAGACGCCGAACTCAACCCCCACCACACCGAGGAGGTCGGCGAAGCGCTTCAGCGGCGCGCGGCCGCCCTGTACAACTGGGGCCACGTGACCGACGGTTATGAGGATCTGGCCCAGCGCCTCGTCTCCGGCCACAGCACGCAGGGCATGAGCGTCGGGCGCATCGGCCGCAGGCCGTGGAACCAGCCGGAACGGGCCCAGCGCCCCGCCACCGCGATGCGGAGTTCGCTGTGA
- a CDS encoding CDP-alcohol phosphatidyltransferase family protein codes for MTGTVAGAALAPTDTLAATVKRLASAQKGAARGAPAYSLYVNRPLGRVPAALAFRLGWTPNMVTGLSALASLAGVLVIALVPPSVSMGIAVWLLLAGGYVLDSADGQLARLRGGGSTSGEWLDHVVDAWKISSVHLAVLVLAYRHLDLPDPAWLLVPVIFTIVAAVSFFAMILNDLLKAKHAVEPARNTASTPFRSILGLPTDYGILCLSFALLGLPAVFFGVYTALFAANTLYLVLALVKWFGDMRALGATPAGAPGGAAAPRHRSDEWSDHVPAR; via the coding sequence GTGACCGGCACCGTCGCGGGTGCCGCCCTGGCCCCGACGGACACGCTGGCCGCGACGGTCAAGCGGCTGGCGTCTGCCCAGAAGGGCGCGGCGAGGGGCGCACCGGCCTATTCGCTCTACGTCAACCGTCCCCTGGGCCGGGTACCGGCGGCGCTCGCCTTCCGGCTGGGTTGGACGCCGAACATGGTCACCGGGCTCAGCGCACTCGCCAGCCTGGCCGGAGTGCTGGTGATCGCGCTGGTACCGCCCAGCGTGTCGATGGGGATCGCCGTCTGGCTGTTGCTGGCGGGCGGGTACGTCCTCGACTCCGCCGACGGCCAGCTGGCGAGGCTTCGCGGCGGCGGCAGCACCAGCGGGGAATGGCTGGACCATGTCGTCGACGCATGGAAGATCTCCAGCGTGCACCTCGCCGTGCTGGTGCTGGCCTACCGGCATCTCGACCTCCCTGATCCGGCCTGGCTGCTTGTGCCCGTGATCTTCACGATCGTGGCGGCCGTCTCGTTCTTCGCCATGATCCTGAACGACCTCCTGAAGGCCAAGCACGCCGTCGAACCGGCGCGGAACACGGCGAGCACACCGTTCCGCTCGATCCTCGGGCTGCCCACCGACTACGGCATCCTCTGCCTGTCCTTCGCCCTGCTCGGGCTCCCCGCCGTGTTCTTCGGCGTGTACACTGCCCTGTTCGCGGCGAACACCCTCTACCTGGTCCTCGCGCTGGTGAAGTGGTTCGGCGATATGCGCGCCCTGGGCGCTACACCTGCTGGAGCGCCCGGCGGCGCAGCTGCGCCACGGCATCGGTCCGATGAGTGGAGCGACCATGTCCCTGCCCGGTGA
- a CDS encoding glycosyltransferase family 2 protein, translated as MSGATMSLPGDLGIVVVNYGSPALLELNLVGLARGLAGERIVIVDNFSGLADRAATTALCQREGWTLLAPGLNLGFGAGMNAGAGLLIARGCRRLLLLNPDALIDEAGVLALAEGCAEDPQRILSPRIERPDGSLWFGGGTVQVDRGRTHTGTTADSSAPYGWLSGACLMIHASLWRWLGGFDERYFLYWEDVDLSWRCVAAGGSLAVRDDVTVVHSVGGTQSGSGKSVLYVYSNCRNRLVFAARHLSRGQVVRWLVLSPAYALRVLQRGGRRDLARHAGPLLLAAARGTGAGAILALRALASGPPRARQTVTQRLYPVREES; from the coding sequence ATGAGTGGAGCGACCATGTCCCTGCCCGGTGATCTGGGGATCGTGGTTGTCAACTACGGCTCCCCCGCGCTGCTCGAACTCAACCTGGTCGGCCTCGCCCGCGGGCTTGCCGGCGAGCGCATCGTGATCGTGGATAACTTCTCCGGCCTCGCCGACCGGGCGGCCACGACGGCGTTGTGCCAGCGGGAGGGCTGGACTCTGCTCGCGCCGGGGCTGAACCTCGGCTTCGGAGCAGGGATGAATGCCGGCGCGGGGCTGCTGATCGCGCGCGGCTGCCGTCGGCTGCTGCTACTCAACCCGGATGCGCTCATCGACGAAGCCGGGGTCCTCGCCCTGGCCGAGGGCTGCGCCGAGGATCCACAACGCATCCTTAGCCCCCGGATCGAACGCCCCGACGGTTCCCTGTGGTTCGGTGGCGGCACCGTGCAAGTCGATCGAGGACGCACCCACACGGGAACCACCGCCGACAGCTCCGCACCGTATGGTTGGCTGAGCGGAGCGTGCCTGATGATCCACGCCTCCCTGTGGCGGTGGCTCGGCGGATTCGACGAGCGATACTTCCTCTACTGGGAGGACGTCGACCTGTCGTGGCGGTGCGTGGCGGCCGGCGGCAGCCTCGCGGTACGCGACGACGTCACCGTGGTGCACAGCGTCGGGGGCACCCAGTCCGGCTCGGGCAAGTCCGTGCTCTACGTTTACTCCAACTGCCGGAACCGGCTCGTGTTCGCGGCTCGCCACCTCAGCCGCGGCCAGGTGGTCCGCTGGCTGGTGCTCAGCCCGGCCTATGCCCTGCGGGTGCTCCAGCGCGGGGGGCGCCGCGATCTGGCGCGCCATGCGGGGCCGCTCCTCTTGGCCGCCGCGCGCGGCACCGGAGCGGGCGCGATCCTGGCACTCCGCGCGCTCGCATCCGGGCCGCCGCGTGCCCGTCAGACGGTGACGCAGCGGCTCTACCCGGTCCGTGAGGAATCATGA
- a CDS encoding glycosyltransferase yields the protein MTVTTGVGSAVLIAHPGAELYGSDLVLLETVSALVGSGTQVTVALPTLGPLVGELTSRGAHIELCPTPVLRKSILRPVGALRFLRDALRGMAAGIRLLRRVHPAVLYVNTVTLPLWVLLGRAARIPVIIHVHEAERSASGVVRRALAAPLLLCDTVVSNSQYCIDVLCESYPRLRERARVVRNPIGWPGQTVNARSELVGRLQLLYVGRLSERKGVDTAVLALSAYRSTGHDAELHLVGDIFPGYEWYLDRLRELVRTEGLSDRVHFHGYQRDVWPFLAQSDIVLVPSVLEEGFGNTAVEGALAARPVVVSDTSGLREASAGFASAVRVPPGASAAVASALGQIVADWPHYRLAAGTDQFLARDRHGLAGYRSSIRDTVLAAGRSPAQVARPAAAASGRPEPGRTGHGRAAHG from the coding sequence ATGACCGTGACCACCGGCGTGGGCAGCGCCGTACTGATTGCACACCCCGGCGCCGAGCTCTACGGCTCCGACCTGGTGTTGCTCGAGACGGTATCAGCGCTGGTCGGCTCCGGGACACAGGTCACTGTCGCGCTTCCCACACTTGGGCCGCTGGTCGGGGAACTGACCAGTCGTGGCGCCCACATCGAGCTCTGCCCCACGCCGGTGTTGCGCAAGAGCATCCTGCGACCCGTCGGCGCCCTGCGCTTCCTGCGGGACGCTCTGCGCGGCATGGCCGCCGGGATCCGGCTGCTCCGGCGGGTGCACCCCGCCGTTCTCTACGTGAACACGGTCACGCTCCCGCTCTGGGTGCTGCTCGGCCGAGCCGCCCGGATTCCGGTGATCATCCATGTGCACGAGGCCGAGCGCAGTGCCTCCGGGGTGGTGCGCCGGGCGTTGGCCGCCCCGCTGCTGCTCTGCGACACCGTCGTCTCCAACAGCCAGTACTGCATCGACGTCCTGTGCGAGTCCTATCCGCGGCTACGGGAGCGGGCCAGGGTGGTGCGGAACCCGATCGGCTGGCCCGGCCAGACCGTGAACGCGCGCTCCGAGCTCGTCGGCCGGTTGCAGCTGCTGTACGTGGGACGGCTCTCCGAGCGCAAGGGCGTCGATACCGCGGTGCTGGCCCTGTCCGCGTACCGCTCGACGGGCCATGACGCCGAGCTGCATCTGGTGGGAGACATCTTTCCCGGCTACGAGTGGTATTTGGACCGGCTGCGCGAGTTGGTGCGCACCGAGGGGCTGAGCGACCGGGTGCACTTCCACGGCTACCAGCGCGATGTCTGGCCGTTCCTGGCCCAGAGCGACATCGTGCTGGTGCCTTCCGTGCTCGAGGAGGGGTTCGGCAACACGGCCGTTGAGGGCGCCCTGGCCGCTCGGCCGGTGGTGGTGAGCGACACGTCTGGGCTGCGCGAGGCCTCGGCGGGGTTCGCCTCCGCGGTACGGGTGCCCCCCGGTGCCTCCGCCGCCGTGGCGAGTGCCCTGGGGCAGATCGTCGCCGATTGGCCGCACTATCGGCTGGCGGCCGGCACCGACCAGTTCCTCGCTCGCGACCGCCACGGCCTGGCCGGGTACCGGTCCAGTATCAGGGACACCGTGCTCGCCGCGGGTCGCTCCCCCGCCCAGGTCGCACGCCCGGCCGCTGCCGCCTCCGGCAGGCCCGAGCCTGGCCGCACCGGGCACGGCAGAGCCGCCCACGGCTGA
- a CDS encoding polysaccharide biosynthesis tyrosine autokinase produces the protein MEPVEYLRSIARRWLVVILLGALGAGAGLAYATSLPLLYRATSSVFVSSPRGETTSELVQGFTFTEKLVQSYAQLATMPAVLQPVIDDLQLDTTPSALASSVSASTPLDTVIIEVTVVNRSSEQSARIANAITRSLATTGQDLAPEGPAGTPSITLETVSTAQPPSRPFSPNTTLIVITGLLVGLGLGVAYAVLRDMLDTRVRDEKDLERVTDAPLLGKVGQKGRKDPAGIAMRVMPRSTIAEAYRRIQANLEFIDVDHRPRTIVVTSAVTRDGKSTTSVNLALALAERSSRVLLIDADLRRPSIADICGVEGDVGLTTVLVGAISPEEAIVPCGDSLSVLSAGALPPNPGQLLGSEAMRTLLGTLSARFDYIVIDSPPLLSATDALGLSHLADGAIVVARYRATRRAQLKDTIESLENVNARVLGIVLNFVKERKTPAYYGMENVPAADPATPATPAAEADQVPTAPAIPNGRRAAKVTEKTRSR, from the coding sequence ATGGAACCGGTCGAATATCTGAGGTCGATCGCGCGGAGATGGCTGGTTGTCATTCTGCTCGGGGCGCTGGGAGCCGGAGCCGGTCTCGCCTACGCCACGTCGCTGCCCCTCCTGTACCGGGCCACCAGCAGCGTCTTCGTCTCGAGCCCGCGCGGCGAGACCACGAGCGAGCTGGTGCAGGGCTTCACCTTCACCGAGAAACTCGTGCAGTCGTACGCGCAGTTGGCGACGATGCCCGCAGTACTCCAGCCGGTGATCGACGATCTGCAACTGGACACGACTCCGTCGGCCCTCGCGTCGAGTGTCTCGGCTTCGACGCCGCTGGACACTGTGATCATCGAGGTCACCGTGGTCAACAGGTCATCGGAGCAGTCGGCACGGATTGCGAACGCCATCACCAGATCCCTCGCCACGACGGGGCAGGACCTGGCGCCGGAGGGACCGGCCGGCACACCATCCATCACGCTCGAGACGGTCTCCACCGCCCAGCCTCCCTCCCGTCCGTTCTCACCCAACACGACGCTCATCGTCATCACCGGCCTTCTGGTCGGGCTCGGGCTGGGTGTGGCCTACGCGGTTTTGCGGGACATGCTCGACACCAGGGTGCGCGACGAGAAAGACCTCGAGCGTGTCACCGACGCTCCGCTCCTGGGCAAGGTCGGCCAGAAGGGCCGGAAGGACCCCGCCGGCATCGCCATGCGGGTCATGCCGCGGAGCACCATCGCCGAGGCATACCGGCGCATCCAGGCGAACCTGGAATTCATCGACGTCGATCACCGACCGCGCACCATCGTGGTCACGTCGGCCGTCACGAGGGACGGCAAGTCGACCACCTCCGTCAACCTGGCCCTCGCCCTTGCGGAGCGCTCCTCCCGGGTGCTCCTGATCGACGCCGACCTGCGGCGCCCGAGCATCGCCGACATCTGCGGGGTAGAGGGCGATGTCGGCCTCACCACGGTTCTCGTCGGCGCGATCTCCCCCGAGGAGGCGATCGTGCCCTGCGGCGACAGCCTCTCGGTGCTGTCGGCGGGGGCCCTGCCGCCCAATCCTGGCCAGCTGCTCGGCTCAGAGGCCATGCGCACCCTGTTGGGAACGTTGTCGGCGCGCTTCGATTACATAGTGATCGATTCACCGCCGTTGCTCTCCGCCACGGATGCCCTGGGGCTCTCCCACCTGGCCGACGGCGCCATCGTCGTCGCGCGCTATCGTGCCACGAGACGCGCCCAGCTGAAGGACACCATCGAGTCGTTGGAGAACGTCAACGCCCGCGTCCTCGGTATCGTGCTGAACTTCGTCAAGGAGCGTAAGACGCCCGCGTATTACGGGATGGAAAACGTGCCGGCGGCCGATCCGGCGACTCCGGCGACTCCGGCAGCCGAGGCCGATCAGGTGCCGACCGCACCGGCCATCCCGAACGGGCGTCGGGCCGCGAAGGTCACCGAGAAGACCCGGTCCAGGTGA
- a CDS encoding glycosyl transferase: MRVLQSFPTGRATTNPYLVQLADQLSPDPQVLGFNWRRALAERYDVFHAHWPEALLHGTTATRSFARRLLFRALLLRLWLHRNRTAVVRTVHNVRSHEAGSRAERALLARFDRRTTLWIRLNPTTDVPSDSPVRTIAHGDYRSWFQSVPFEPPVPGRVVYFGLIRPYKGVPDLIETFSALPAGPDGEPLSLRVVGRPTTADIGAEVLLAALADDRVSVSLGHASDIELARDVTQAELVALPYREMHNSGAAVLALSLGRPILVPSNPVTEALKAEVGRGWVFTYRGVLTAALLGGALERCRAEHPTGSPTRPDLSGRAWSVIAEQHREAYAAALSQVRGNAGPSGRVAEQPLVGGETSIDGRQIVEHSRLRTVRP; the protein is encoded by the coding sequence ATGCGCGTCCTGCAGTCGTTCCCGACCGGCCGTGCCACCACCAACCCCTATCTGGTGCAGCTGGCCGACCAGCTGAGCCCGGATCCGCAGGTTCTCGGGTTCAACTGGCGGCGGGCGCTGGCCGAGCGCTACGACGTGTTCCACGCGCACTGGCCGGAGGCCCTGTTGCACGGCACGACGGCGACGCGCAGCTTCGCCAGGCGCCTCCTGTTCCGCGCCCTGCTGCTGCGGCTGTGGCTACACCGGAATCGCACGGCAGTGGTGCGCACCGTGCACAATGTGCGCAGCCACGAGGCCGGCAGCCGGGCCGAACGCGCATTGCTGGCCCGGTTCGACCGCCGCACCACACTGTGGATTCGGCTCAATCCGACGACAGACGTCCCCTCCGACTCTCCTGTCCGCACCATCGCGCACGGCGACTACCGTAGTTGGTTCCAGTCGGTGCCCTTCGAGCCTCCAGTTCCGGGGCGGGTGGTGTACTTCGGACTGATCCGCCCGTACAAGGGTGTTCCCGATCTGATCGAGACGTTCTCCGCCCTTCCTGCCGGCCCGGACGGTGAGCCACTGTCCCTCCGGGTGGTCGGCCGCCCCACCACGGCAGACATCGGCGCCGAGGTGCTTTTGGCCGCCCTAGCCGACGACCGGGTCTCGGTGTCCCTGGGTCACGCGTCCGACATCGAGCTGGCCAGGGACGTGACCCAGGCCGAGTTGGTCGCCCTGCCGTATCGCGAGATGCACAACTCGGGCGCCGCGGTGCTCGCGCTTTCCCTGGGGCGACCGATCCTGGTGCCGTCGAACCCGGTCACCGAGGCACTCAAGGCCGAGGTCGGTCGCGGCTGGGTCTTCACCTACCGGGGCGTGCTCACTGCAGCGCTCCTGGGCGGAGCATTGGAGCGGTGCCGGGCCGAACACCCGACAGGTTCCCCCACCCGCCCTGATCTCTCCGGCCGGGCCTGGTCCGTCATCGCCGAGCAGCACCGGGAGGCGTATGCCGCGGCGCTGTCCCAGGTGCGTGGGAACGCCGGCCCGTCAGGTCGCGTCGCCGAACAGCCACTCGTCGGCGGCGAGACGTCCATCGACGGGCGGCAGATCGTGGAGCACAGCAGACTGCGAACGGTCCGCCCGTAG
- a CDS encoding glycosyltransferase gives MTGVVTERARLYQTVRTAHLERARALAPATILYRATRYDFDRALARDLDLIPAGPIRAAWLLARSRVRQLEVNEPLMLASLRRTALTLAVLHLRHRLGGPRTQCVSYAIENADPFASQARGRARLTRLQDKLLARFVWASLDRMVFGTESAQQTYASVFGAAAGPAHRTHIPALPSACTCPGEGRATAPRVVFLGALAARKGFPQLLDAWPYLKVWLPDVSLVILGSGPLEERARALADADAAVELHIDPARSDIHAELRRSRVLVLPSQPTPGWREQVGLPICEGLAHGTAIVTSTETGLAGWLDAHGHAVVDASAAPLEWARAVAGALRADRSQSAVLHDLPPVDGRLAADEWLFGDAT, from the coding sequence GTGACCGGCGTCGTCACCGAGCGTGCACGGCTGTACCAGACAGTGCGCACAGCCCACCTGGAGCGGGCCAGGGCGCTGGCGCCGGCCACCATCCTCTACCGGGCCACCCGCTACGACTTCGATCGTGCCCTCGCCAGAGACCTCGACCTGATACCCGCCGGACCCATCAGGGCCGCCTGGCTCCTCGCCCGCTCCCGGGTGCGTCAGCTCGAGGTCAACGAACCCTTGATGCTCGCCAGCCTCCGCCGCACTGCCCTGACCCTGGCCGTGCTGCACCTGCGGCATCGTCTTGGCGGCCCGCGCACCCAGTGCGTGAGCTACGCCATCGAGAACGCCGACCCGTTCGCCAGCCAGGCACGCGGGCGGGCCAGGCTGACCCGGCTGCAGGACAAGCTGCTGGCCCGCTTCGTCTGGGCGTCGCTCGACAGGATGGTTTTCGGAACCGAGTCGGCGCAGCAGACCTACGCATCGGTGTTCGGTGCTGCCGCCGGCCCCGCGCACCGCACCCACATCCCCGCCCTCCCCTCGGCTTGCACCTGCCCGGGCGAGGGCAGGGCGACCGCCCCCCGAGTGGTGTTCCTGGGCGCGCTGGCCGCGCGAAAGGGGTTCCCGCAGCTGCTGGATGCGTGGCCCTATTTAAAGGTATGGCTGCCGGATGTCAGTTTGGTCATCCTCGGCAGCGGGCCGCTGGAAGAGCGGGCCAGGGCCCTTGCCGACGCCGACGCCGCTGTGGAGCTGCACATCGACCCGGCCAGATCCGATATCCACGCCGAACTGCGTCGCAGCCGGGTACTCGTGCTGCCGTCACAGCCGACGCCCGGCTGGCGGGAACAGGTGGGCCTGCCGATCTGCGAGGGGCTCGCGCACGGGACGGCCATCGTCACCAGCACCGAGACCGGGCTGGCGGGCTGGTTGGACGCACATGGCCACGCCGTTGTCGACGCATCCGCCGCACCGCTCGAGTGGGCGCGCGCCGTGGCCGGCGCCCTACGGGCGGACCGTTCGCAGTCTGCTGTGCTCCACGATCTGCCGCCCGTCGATGGACGTCTCGCCGCCGACGAGTGGCTGTTCGGCGACGCGACCTGA